In Moorella sp. Hama-1, a single genomic region encodes these proteins:
- the hydE gene encoding [FeFe] hydrogenase H-cluster radical SAM maturase HydE, with the protein MRPEFATSLARAAAGRELEREDIIALLGAAPGADADALFRQADDVRARMAGEEVHLRGIIEFSNYCRRRCYYCGLRADNAKLHRYRLMPEDIIAAARQGAELGYGTVVLQSGEDPWYTAPILAGVIREIKKLGVAVTLCVGERPREEYARWREAGADRYLLKHETANEELYARLHPGMSWQERLQCLIWLKELGYQVGSGNIIGLPGQTLADLADDLLLLRQLDVEMAGLGPFIPHPDTPLGGEPAGSAELTYRVVAVARLVIPYAHLPATTALGTLAANGRQLALTRGANVIMPNITPTEYRPDYQIYPNKICVNEGPEDCRHCLEGMVRSLGRRLGRGPGHTLKQFMAATI; encoded by the coding sequence GTGCGACCGGAATTCGCAACCAGCCTGGCCAGAGCAGCGGCCGGCCGGGAGCTTGAGCGGGAGGATATCATCGCCTTGCTGGGGGCGGCTCCCGGCGCGGATGCGGACGCCCTTTTCCGGCAGGCCGACGATGTCCGTGCCCGGATGGCCGGGGAAGAAGTCCACCTGCGCGGGATTATCGAGTTTTCAAATTACTGCCGCCGCCGTTGCTACTACTGCGGCCTGCGGGCCGACAACGCCAAATTGCACCGCTACCGCCTGATGCCCGAGGATATCATTGCTGCGGCCCGCCAGGGGGCAGAACTGGGTTACGGCACCGTTGTCCTCCAGTCGGGGGAAGACCCCTGGTACACGGCCCCAATCCTAGCCGGGGTAATCCGAGAGATCAAAAAACTGGGGGTGGCGGTGACCCTGTGCGTCGGCGAGCGCCCCCGGGAGGAATACGCCCGCTGGCGGGAGGCGGGGGCCGATCGCTATCTCCTGAAACACGAGACGGCCAACGAAGAACTCTACGCCCGCCTGCACCCGGGGATGAGCTGGCAGGAGCGCCTGCAGTGTCTTATCTGGCTCAAGGAGCTGGGTTACCAGGTGGGTTCGGGTAATATCATCGGCCTGCCGGGCCAGACCCTGGCCGACCTGGCTGACGATTTGCTCCTCCTGCGGCAGCTGGACGTGGAGATGGCCGGCTTGGGACCCTTTATCCCCCACCCGGACACCCCCCTGGGCGGGGAGCCGGCCGGGAGCGCGGAGCTGACCTACCGGGTAGTGGCTGTAGCCCGCCTGGTCATCCCTTACGCCCACCTGCCGGCCACCACCGCTCTGGGCACCCTGGCCGCCAATGGGCGCCAGCTGGCCCTGACCAGGGGCGCCAATGTCATCATGCCCAACATTACGCCGACGGAATACCGACCTGATTATCAGATTTACCCCAATAAAATCTGCGTCAATGAAGGACCGGAGGACTGCCGCCACTGCCTGGAGGGCATGGTACGATCCTTAGGCCGGCGCCTGGGCCGGGGGCCGGGACATACCTTAAAGCAGTTTATGGCCGCGACGATTTAA
- a CDS encoding TM1266 family iron-only hydrogenase system putative regulator gives MENRIGVVGIVIEDREYIAARVNAILSDYGHCIVGRMGIPYRERGVAVIALIVDGTTDTIGALTGKLGSLPGVKVRAALTGKGS, from the coding sequence ATGGAAAACCGGATCGGCGTCGTGGGCATAGTCATCGAAGACCGGGAATATATCGCCGCCCGGGTCAATGCTATCTTGAGCGATTACGGCCACTGCATCGTCGGCCGCATGGGTATCCCCTACCGGGAGCGGGGGGTGGCCGTCATCGCCCTCATTGTTGACGGTACGACAGATACTATCGGTGCCCTGACGGGGAAACTGGGTAGTTTGCCCGGGGTGAAAGTGCGGGCGGCCCTGACAGGGAAGGGAAGTTGA
- a CDS encoding Txe/YoeB family addiction module toxin, protein MGYKLIYTRQAEKDARKLEQAGLDRKAKELLKIIKENPFQTPPSYEGLKGDLKGAYARRINIQHRIVYEVLRDERVVKIIRMWTHYE, encoded by the coding sequence ATGGGATATAAATTAATCTATACCAGGCAGGCGGAAAAAGACGCCAGGAAATTGGAACAGGCAGGTCTGGACAGAAAAGCCAAAGAGCTACTAAAAATTATCAAAGAAAACCCCTTCCAGACCCCGCCGTCCTATGAGGGGCTTAAAGGGGATTTAAAAGGGGCTTATGCGCGCCGGATAAATATTCAGCATCGAATTGTCTATGAGGTTCTCAGGGATGAAAGGGTAGTAAAAATAATAAGGATGTGGACCCATTATGAGTAA
- a CDS encoding type II toxin-antitoxin system Phd/YefM family antitoxin, with amino-acid sequence MKVVNATQARQNIYRLIDETIVSSEPVQITAKKGNVVLVSEADWRAIQETLYLVSIPGMRESIIKGMNTPVSECVEDIGWDIN; translated from the coding sequence ATGAAGGTAGTAAATGCCACCCAGGCCAGGCAAAATATATATCGCTTAATTGATGAGACGATTGTTTCCAGCGAGCCGGTGCAGATTACGGCTAAAAAGGGCAATGTGGTCCTGGTATCCGAAGCCGATTGGCGGGCCATCCAGGAAACTCTGTATTTAGTATCCATTCCGGGCATGAGGGAATCAATTATCAAAGGTATGAATACGCCTGTTAGCGAATGCGTAGAGGATATTGGATGGGATATAAATTAA
- a CDS encoding 6-phosphofructokinase, producing the protein MPKRLGILTGGGDCPGLNAVIRAATKTAFSHGYEMIGFLDGYTGVVEGRYIKLDRPAISGLLHRGGTILGTNNRSNPFYFPVRENGEIIYRDLSDRAVARLEEMAIEALLVVGGDGTLAGARDFKAKGARVIGVPKTIDNDLAATDQTFGFDTAVRTATDALDKLHTTAESHHRVMVLELMGRYAGWIALYSGLAGGADVILIPEIPWRIEGVLAKIEARRAEGKPFSIVVVAEGVKSQAGELVVQRRVEGSVEKVRLGGIGQMVGQMIEEQSGIETRVTVLGHIQRGGSPSSYDRVLATRFGVAAAGLAVKGVHGVMVCLRGNDIAHVPLEDAVGKPRTIPEDHQLLATARAIGISFGE; encoded by the coding sequence TTGCCCAAACGCTTAGGTATCCTCACCGGCGGCGGTGACTGCCCTGGTCTCAACGCCGTAATCCGCGCGGCCACCAAAACGGCCTTCAGCCACGGTTACGAAATGATTGGCTTCCTGGATGGTTATACCGGCGTGGTGGAGGGCCGTTACATCAAGCTGGACCGGCCGGCTATCTCCGGCCTCCTGCACCGGGGCGGCACTATCCTGGGGACCAACAACCGCAGCAATCCCTTTTATTTCCCGGTGCGGGAAAACGGCGAGATTATTTACCGGGACCTGTCGGACCGGGCTGTGGCCCGCCTAGAAGAGATGGCCATCGAGGCCTTACTGGTAGTCGGCGGTGACGGGACGCTAGCCGGGGCACGGGATTTTAAGGCCAAAGGGGCCCGGGTCATCGGCGTCCCCAAGACCATTGACAATGACCTGGCGGCCACCGACCAGACCTTCGGCTTCGACACGGCCGTCCGGACGGCCACCGACGCCCTGGATAAACTCCATACCACAGCCGAGTCCCACCACCGGGTCATGGTCCTGGAGCTCATGGGCCGCTATGCCGGCTGGATCGCCCTTTACAGCGGGCTGGCCGGAGGTGCCGATGTAATTTTAATACCGGAGATTCCCTGGCGGATTGAGGGCGTGCTGGCCAAGATCGAGGCCCGCCGGGCCGAGGGCAAGCCCTTCAGCATCGTCGTGGTCGCCGAAGGGGTTAAGTCACAGGCCGGGGAACTGGTCGTCCAGCGTCGGGTGGAGGGCAGCGTGGAGAAGGTGCGCTTGGGCGGCATCGGCCAGATGGTAGGCCAGATGATTGAAGAACAAAGCGGTATTGAAACCCGGGTGACCGTCCTGGGCCATATCCAACGGGGCGGTTCGCCGTCATCCTACGACCGGGTCCTGGCCACCCGTTTCGGTGTGGCTGCCGCCGGCCTGGCCGTAAAGGGTGTGCACGGCGTTATGGTCTGCCTGCGGGGCAATGACATCGCCCATGTACCCCTGGAGGACGCCGTCGGTAAGCCCCGGACCATCCCCGAGGACCACCAGCTCCTGGCCACGGCCCGGGCGATTGGCATCAGTTTTGGGGAGTAG
- a CDS encoding DUF2225 domain-containing protein has translation MAAPVEPLYNKRYQCLFCGREFTNKKLRLSRIRQVRRDSDLCAYFEGENPYFYEVMVCPHCGYAFTATSSPVKKEHREAIKEEYISKISRKDYTGPRTLEEALNVYKLALLCGNLNQEKPSVIAGLCLHIAWFYRYNHDEGEEKKYLRYACDLYQKAYEKESGTGGGKSPNLISYLIGELEGRLGNYEAACRWLGRLVNGRNLEPYLRELLQERWTVYREKLAETHPVEELGK, from the coding sequence ATGGCAGCCCCTGTTGAGCCCCTTTATAATAAGCGTTATCAGTGTCTTTTCTGCGGTCGGGAATTTACCAATAAAAAGCTGCGCCTAAGCCGGATACGCCAGGTACGGCGCGATAGTGATTTATGCGCCTACTTTGAGGGGGAAAACCCCTACTTTTATGAAGTGATGGTTTGCCCCCACTGCGGTTACGCCTTTACCGCCACCTCCAGCCCGGTAAAAAAGGAACACCGGGAAGCGATAAAGGAGGAATATATCAGCAAGATCTCCCGGAAAGACTACACCGGTCCCCGTACCCTGGAGGAGGCCCTCAATGTCTATAAACTGGCCTTATTGTGCGGGAACTTGAACCAGGAAAAACCCTCGGTCATTGCGGGCCTTTGTTTACATATTGCCTGGTTTTACCGCTACAACCATGACGAAGGGGAAGAAAAAAAGTACCTCCGCTATGCCTGCGACCTTTACCAGAAGGCCTATGAAAAGGAGAGTGGGACGGGCGGGGGCAAGAGCCCCAACTTGATTAGCTACCTCATCGGTGAACTGGAAGGACGGCTGGGCAATTATGAAGCAGCCTGTCGCTGGCTGGGGCGCCTGGTCAATGGGCGCAATTTAGAACCCTACCTGCGGGAATTACTACAGGAGCGCTGGACGGTTTACCGGGAGAAATTGGCTGAGACCCACCCCGTTGAGGAGTTGGGAAAATAG
- a CDS encoding flagellar motor protein, with product MDLASILGLITAVAAILIALLMEGNSLAALLNIPAIIIILGGTIGATAFSCRPKELRRVPELLVQVFQDSHADFENIINTLVNLAETARREGLLALESRAQQFDDSLLRHGLSFAVDGIDPEEIRRIMENEIIRRQQEYKSGAGIFETAGGYAPTMGIIGTVIGLVHVLSNISDTTKLAAAIAVAFLATLYGIASANILWLPMAAKLKARAGEKMVVDQIIMEGILGIVQGKNPRLIQRELGTLAGLESANEV from the coding sequence ATGGATCTGGCAAGTATTCTCGGACTCATTACGGCCGTCGCGGCCATCCTCATCGCCCTGCTCATGGAAGGAAACAGCCTGGCCGCCCTGCTCAATATTCCGGCGATAATCATTATCCTGGGCGGTACCATCGGCGCCACCGCTTTCTCCTGCCGCCCGAAGGAACTGCGCCGCGTCCCCGAGCTCCTGGTCCAGGTATTCCAGGACAGCCACGCCGATTTTGAAAATATCATTAACACCCTGGTCAACCTGGCCGAAACCGCCCGCCGGGAAGGGTTACTCGCCCTTGAGAGCCGTGCCCAGCAATTTGATGACAGCCTCCTGCGCCATGGCCTGTCCTTCGCCGTTGACGGCATTGACCCGGAGGAGATCCGCCGGATTATGGAAAACGAAATCATACGCCGGCAGCAAGAATATAAGTCCGGCGCCGGCATCTTCGAGACTGCCGGAGGTTACGCCCCCACCATGGGCATTATCGGCACGGTTATCGGCCTGGTACATGTCTTGAGCAACATCAGTGACACCACCAAACTGGCTGCCGCCATTGCCGTAGCCTTCCTGGCCACCCTGTACGGCATCGCCAGTGCCAACATCCTCTGGCTACCCATGGCCGCCAAGCTCAAAGCCCGGGCCGGCGAAAAAATGGTAGTCGATCAGATCATCATGGAAGGCATCCTCGGCATCGTCCAGGGGAAAAACCCGCGTTTAATCCAGCGGGAGCTGGGAACCCTGGCTGGGCTGGAATCAGCCAACGAAGTATAG
- a CDS encoding flagellar motor protein MotB, whose translation MSVFKKIQSEDENNASSHGGAGSMRWLLTYADLITLLMAFFIVMYAVSKVDMVRYQQLAQALGQIFNSSAGSMILPEPGSGEQVVPPDELTGISSELQAYLAQQGLKDQVFVTSTSQGLIISFTGSVLFDRGQATLHPEAVPILQKISGYLQQVPNYIGVAGSTDDLPINTSQFPSNWELSAVRATTVIRYFTETAGLAPSRFIALGYGEYHPLFPNTSEDGRRQNRRVDVIIYRQNPFATQGKGNSPAG comes from the coding sequence ATGTCTGTCTTCAAAAAAATCCAGTCAGAGGATGAGAATAATGCCAGCAGCCATGGCGGTGCGGGTAGTATGCGCTGGCTGTTGACCTATGCCGACCTGATTACCCTCTTGATGGCCTTTTTTATCGTTATGTACGCTGTTTCCAAGGTTGATATGGTTCGCTACCAGCAGCTGGCCCAGGCTCTGGGCCAGATCTTTAACAGCAGCGCCGGCAGCATGATCCTCCCCGAACCGGGCAGCGGCGAGCAGGTGGTGCCGCCGGATGAATTGACCGGTATCAGCAGCGAGCTGCAAGCCTACCTGGCACAACAGGGTTTAAAAGACCAGGTCTTTGTCACCTCTACCAGCCAGGGACTGATTATCAGCTTTACCGGCTCCGTCCTTTTCGACCGGGGCCAGGCCACCCTGCACCCTGAGGCCGTGCCGATTTTACAAAAAATCAGCGGTTACCTGCAGCAGGTACCCAATTATATCGGCGTCGCCGGTTCTACCGATGACCTGCCCATCAACACCTCCCAGTTTCCCAGCAACTGGGAACTATCCGCCGTCCGGGCGACGACGGTGATCCGCTATTTCACCGAAACCGCCGGCCTGGCGCCCTCCCGCTTCATCGCCCTGGGCTATGGCGAATACCATCCCCTGTTCCCCAATACCAGTGAAGACGGTCGCCGCCAAAACCGCCGGGTCGATGTGATTATCTACCGGCAAAACCCCTTCGCCACCCAGGGGAAAGGAAATAGCCCCGCTGGTTAG
- a CDS encoding serine hydrolase codes for MPPHRLAKGIYLVTVIALLTLTTIIPGAAANTAATKSITTGAAQGSTVEVTLPGITVADAPDTNNANGAVTGTTAVPRTDVSSSVRAALASTARGTGVKMATNTANDNPAANTPTGNTAAASPNAAGLAPPPQLTARGAVLMDLTTGKVLYAKNPDEHLAPASTTKILTALIALEKGHLDDVITVGPNPPRVDGTRVYLVEGEQVTLENLLYGMLLNSGNDAALAIAEHYGGSAEGFARMMNEKAAALGAVNSHFVTPNGLPDPNHYTTARDLAVIARAAMQNETFRRIVATKTRPWHGKEWETSLVNQNKLLWNYEGADGIKTGYTSEAHFTLVGSATRQGQTFIVVVLDEPGGRIADKDAAALLDYGFNGFQTFQLVHQGEVVGALHLDNTQRVELTAASDLAIVSPKNDGTWPGGQLYLFPYQRPLPAGTRIGEIVFQQNGEVIGRVDVTNRQSIPARPLGLGQWGMLTGLVLALAYGSYRLMQARRQRQSMAASRVQPWKAL; via the coding sequence ATGCCACCGCACAGATTGGCTAAAGGAATCTACTTAGTTACGGTTATCGCTTTACTTACGTTGACAACGATAATACCGGGCGCAGCCGCCAATACCGCGGCCACGAAGAGTATTACTACCGGGGCTGCGCAGGGTAGCACCGTGGAGGTTACTTTACCTGGCATCACCGTTGCCGACGCCCCGGACACGAATAATGCCAATGGTGCTGTTACTGGCACCACCGCTGTCCCGCGAACTGACGTCAGCAGCTCCGTGCGGGCTGCCCTCGCCAGTACCGCGCGGGGCACCGGCGTGAAGATGGCTACTAACACTGCTAACGACAATCCGGCCGCGAATACCCCTACCGGGAACACGGCGGCCGCCTCGCCAAATGCTGCCGGCCTGGCCCCGCCACCCCAGCTTACCGCCCGGGGAGCGGTATTAATGGATCTAACCACCGGCAAGGTACTCTACGCCAAAAACCCTGACGAGCACCTGGCCCCGGCCAGCACTACCAAGATCCTCACCGCCCTGATCGCCCTGGAAAAGGGTCACCTGGACGACGTGATTACCGTCGGTCCCAACCCGCCCCGGGTAGACGGCACCCGGGTGTACCTGGTGGAAGGCGAGCAGGTTACCCTGGAGAATCTCCTTTACGGGATGCTCCTTAACTCCGGCAACGACGCCGCCCTGGCCATTGCCGAGCACTACGGCGGCTCGGCAGAAGGCTTTGCCCGGATGATGAACGAAAAAGCCGCCGCCCTGGGGGCCGTGAACTCCCACTTTGTGACTCCCAACGGTTTGCCGGACCCCAACCACTACACCACCGCCCGTGACCTGGCCGTCATCGCCCGGGCGGCTATGCAGAATGAGACCTTTCGCCGGATAGTAGCTACTAAAACCCGGCCCTGGCACGGTAAAGAATGGGAGACGAGCCTGGTCAACCAGAACAAACTCCTCTGGAACTATGAAGGCGCTGATGGCATCAAGACGGGCTATACCTCCGAAGCCCATTTTACCCTGGTGGGCTCGGCCACCCGGCAGGGCCAGACCTTTATCGTGGTCGTCCTGGATGAACCCGGCGGCAGGATTGCCGATAAGGACGCCGCCGCCCTGCTGGATTACGGCTTTAACGGCTTTCAAACCTTCCAGCTGGTCCACCAGGGAGAGGTGGTGGGAGCCCTGCACCTGGATAACACCCAAAGGGTGGAATTGACTGCTGCCAGTGACCTGGCTATCGTCAGCCCTAAGAACGACGGCACCTGGCCCGGCGGCCAGCTGTACCTTTTCCCCTATCAAAGACCACTGCCGGCCGGGACCCGGATCGGGGAGATAGTTTTTCAGCAGAATGGAGAAGTTATCGGCCGCGTCGATGTGACCAACCGCCAGTCGATACCCGCCCGGCCCCTGGGCCTGGGGCAATGGGGGATGCTAACCGGCCTGGTGCTGGCCCTGGCGTACGGCTCCTACCGTCTGATGCAGGCCCGGCGACAACGGCAGAGTATGGCAGCGAGCCGGGTGCAGCCGTGGAAGGCTTTATAA
- a CDS encoding type II toxin-antitoxin system VapC family toxin has protein sequence MALRIKEVCVDACLVIKLVINEPDSPLADALFTWWQEQGMQLIAPLFCPVEIDSVIRRRTIITNPEERLTLDQAEAAFAAVQAIPLKTLSVPGQRHRGWELAKELNLPVVYDSHYMALAELRNCDFWTSDERLYNSVKGRLPYVHLLSEFA, from the coding sequence ATGGCTCTGCGAATAAAAGAAGTTTGCGTTGATGCCTGCCTGGTAATCAAACTGGTTATAAATGAACCAGATAGCCCGCTGGCGGATGCCCTGTTTACCTGGTGGCAGGAACAGGGAATGCAATTAATAGCCCCTCTCTTTTGTCCTGTAGAAATAGATAGTGTCATCAGGCGCAGGACTATTATAACTAACCCGGAAGAAAGACTGACATTAGACCAAGCGGAAGCTGCCTTTGCAGCCGTACAAGCTATTCCCTTGAAAACCCTTAGTGTACCGGGTCAGCGGCATCGAGGATGGGAACTAGCCAAAGAGTTAAATTTACCTGTCGTTTATGATAGCCACTACATGGCGTTAGCCGAGTTGCGCAACTGCGATTTTTGGACATCTGATGAACGGCTGTATAATAGCGTCAAGGGCAGGTTGCCTTATGTTCATCTCCTTAGCGAATTTGCTTAA
- a CDS encoding helix-turn-helix domain-containing protein — MIPGEGVYKMTEIFYPPAELARILKVSERTIRRWVQKGDLPALRYGRQLRIPMSAVEKLGRPVANGSSNSDWLAKCRATRTMMPLRGDSVKILRQIRLDRAGR; from the coding sequence ATGATCCCCGGGGAAGGGGTATATAAAATGACCGAAATTTTTTATCCACCGGCGGAATTAGCTAGAATACTTAAAGTCAGCGAGCGTACTATCAGACGTTGGGTGCAGAAAGGAGATTTGCCAGCCTTACGCTATGGGCGACAACTGCGCATACCGATGAGCGCAGTGGAAAAATTGGGACGCCCGGTAGCCAATGGGTCGTCTAACAGCGATTGGCTGGCAAAATGCCGGGCCACGCGGACCATGATGCCCTTAAGAGGGGATAGCGTTAAAATTCTGCGGCAGATCCGTTTAGATAGGGCGGGTCGCTGA
- a CDS encoding type II toxin-antitoxin system Phd/YefM family antitoxin, with the protein MSLQVNIHEAKTHFSKLLTQVQEGREVIIAKAGKPVARLVPVISDKPERTPGSARGKITIAPDFDAPLPELILKEFEE; encoded by the coding sequence ATGTCATTACAAGTAAACATTCATGAAGCCAAGACCCATTTTTCCAAGCTCTTAACCCAGGTTCAGGAAGGAAGGGAGGTTATTATTGCCAAAGCCGGTAAACCCGTAGCTCGCCTGGTCCCGGTAATAAGCGACAAACCCGAACGTACTCCTGGAAGCGCCCGGGGAAAAATTACCATAGCTCCGGATTTTGATGCACCTCTACCGGAATTAATCCTTAAGGAGTTTGAAGAATGA
- a CDS encoding type II toxin-antitoxin system VapC family toxin translates to MKALLDTHTFLWWITEDPRLSSRVRQIMSDSDNILYLSAASCWEMAIKARLGKLELPANISSFIPDQLVINAITPLPIEMSHALHVYNLPDYHRDPFDRLLVAQAQIDNLPILTADPQIARYSVNVIW, encoded by the coding sequence ATGAAGGCCCTCCTGGACACCCATACTTTTTTATGGTGGATAACCGAGGATCCCAGGTTATCATCGCGGGTTCGCCAAATAATGAGCGATAGCGATAATATCTTATATCTCAGTGCTGCCAGCTGTTGGGAAATGGCCATTAAAGCCCGGCTGGGTAAACTAGAACTGCCGGCTAATATTTCATCCTTTATCCCCGACCAGCTGGTTATCAATGCCATTACTCCCCTGCCAATAGAAATGAGCCATGCCCTGCATGTTTATAACCTCCCGGACTATCATCGCGATCCTTTCGACCGGCTTCTCGTTGCCCAGGCCCAGATAGACAACCTGCCTATCCTAACCGCTGATCCTCAAATTGCCCGCTACAGTGTAAACGTAATCTGGTAA
- a CDS encoding PHP domain-containing protein, with the protein MTLTNLELAWALTEMGDLLELKGEEPFKVRAYHRAARSLENLAEEASDLYARGALEEIPGVGKNLAKKLAELLTTGHSTFLDNLRQEMPPDLLAMLAIPGLGSRTIRQIHQGLGISTLVELEKAAREKRIRTLPGLGSKTELAILRGLEMLQEVKDQVPLGVARPLALLFQKQLLALPGVIAAAIAGSVRRGKEMVGDIDLVAAVQPGHQVAEVMARHPQVKEVLAQEPDRLALQANLGVKIEIIMVAPAAFPATLFYATGSRAHRCALLRQAAARGLAAADLGLTTSRWLAEEEELLSGSGRTAGDARLLVRQNGAPETNDKPLPGTGGSEENDAGADTAGHETAVSPAGPALGAHPEASSPAAVTGPTVTTTVSPGSMTAGAGEQVEAAFYQRLGLPYIVPELREDRGEIEAALRGELPDIVTLAAIRGDLHMHSRYSDGVATIAAMAAAAKERGYRYIAITDHSRSLVVARGLSLEELKAQRQEIDRLNEELEGITILAGVEVDILADGRLDYEDEVLKEFDLVIASIHSGFRQEGEQIMARLEAALRHPYVDILGHPTGRMLGRRRPYAVDINRVIELAAATGTILEINASPERLDLNDESARLAKEHGVPIAINTDAHDPHRLADMEYGVLTARRGWLEPGDVVNTWELDQLLARLKRNR; encoded by the coding sequence TTGACCTTGACCAACCTGGAGCTGGCCTGGGCCCTCACCGAGATGGGCGATTTGCTGGAATTAAAGGGTGAAGAACCCTTCAAGGTGCGGGCCTACCACCGTGCTGCCCGCTCCCTGGAGAACCTGGCCGAAGAGGCGTCCGACCTCTACGCCCGCGGTGCCCTGGAAGAGATACCGGGGGTAGGTAAAAACCTGGCCAAGAAGCTGGCCGAGCTCCTGACCACCGGGCACTCCACCTTTCTGGACAACCTGCGCCAGGAGATGCCTCCGGACCTGCTGGCGATGCTGGCCATCCCCGGCCTGGGCAGCCGTACCATTCGCCAGATCCACCAGGGCCTGGGTATCTCGACCCTGGTGGAACTGGAAAAGGCGGCCCGGGAAAAGCGCATTCGCACCCTGCCCGGGCTGGGCAGCAAGACGGAACTGGCCATCCTCCGCGGCCTGGAGATGCTCCAGGAGGTCAAGGACCAGGTACCTCTGGGGGTGGCCCGGCCCCTGGCCCTGCTTTTCCAGAAACAGCTCCTGGCCCTGCCGGGGGTAATTGCGGCGGCGATCGCCGGGAGTGTCCGGCGTGGTAAAGAAATGGTGGGTGATATCGACCTGGTCGCAGCCGTGCAGCCGGGTCACCAGGTGGCAGAGGTTATGGCCCGTCACCCCCAGGTGAAAGAGGTCCTGGCGCAGGAACCGGACCGCCTGGCCTTGCAGGCAAACCTGGGCGTTAAGATTGAAATCATCATGGTCGCCCCGGCGGCTTTCCCGGCGACCCTGTTCTACGCCACCGGCTCCCGGGCCCACCGCTGCGCCCTGCTCCGCCAGGCCGCCGCACGCGGCCTGGCCGCGGCCGACCTGGGCCTGACCACCTCCCGCTGGCTGGCAGAGGAAGAAGAGCTGCTGTCCGGGAGCGGGCGGACCGCAGGCGATGCCCGGCTCCTGGTACGACAAAACGGGGCGCCGGAGACGAACGATAAGCCACTCCCAGGTACAGGCGGTAGTGAGGAAAACGATGCTGGCGCGGATACCGCCGGCCATGAGACCGCGGTTTCACCGGCAGGCCCTGCTCTCGGTGCCCACCCAGAGGCAAGTTCCCCGGCAGCCGTCACCGGTCCTACCGTCACTACCACGGTAAGCCCTGGCAGCATGACGGCGGGGGCGGGGGAGCAGGTAGAAGCCGCCTTCTACCAGCGCCTGGGTTTACCCTACATCGTCCCGGAGCTGCGGGAAGACCGGGGAGAAATTGAAGCCGCTTTACGGGGAGAACTGCCGGATATAGTAACCCTGGCCGCCATCCGCGGTGACCTGCATATGCACAGCCGTTATAGCGACGGCGTGGCGACCATAGCCGCCATGGCCGCGGCGGCCAAAGAGCGGGGTTACCGTTATATCGCCATTACCGATCACTCCCGTTCCCTGGTGGTGGCCCGGGGCCTGAGCCTGGAGGAGTTAAAGGCCCAGCGGCAGGAAATTGACCGGCTGAATGAAGAACTGGAAGGCATCACCATCCTGGCCGGGGTCGAGGTCGACATCCTGGCCGACGGCCGCCTGGATTACGAGGACGAGGTCTTAAAGGAATTCGACCTGGTCATCGCCTCCATCCACTCCGGCTTCCGCCAGGAAGGGGAGCAGATCATGGCCCGGCTGGAGGCGGCCCTGCGCCACCCCTATGTGGACATCCTGGGCCATCCCACCGGCCGCATGCTCGGCCGGCGGCGTCCCTACGCCGTGGACATAAACCGGGTCATCGAACTGGCCGCGGCAACGGGAACCATCCTGGAGATCAACGCCAGCCCCGAGCGCCTGGATCTCAATGACGAATCCGCCCGCCTGGCCAAGGAACACGGCGTGCCCATCGCCATTAATACCGACGCCCACGACCCCCACCGCCTGGCGGATATGGAGTACGGCGTCCTCACCGCCCGGCGCGGTTGGCTGGAACCGGGGGATGTGGTCAACACCTGGGAGCTGGACCAACTGCTGGCCCGGCTGAAGCGGAACCGCTAG
- a CDS encoding cell division protein ZapA: MPQAEGELTTPDRTTVNINGQDYVVKGEAPEYIQMLAAYVDKRMRQVSQRFPNYPPVKVAVLAALNITDELYKVQQDYETLVKLIQEEKRG; encoded by the coding sequence TTGCCCCAGGCTGAAGGGGAATTAACAACTCCGGACCGCACCACGGTGAACATCAACGGTCAGGACTACGTGGTGAAAGGGGAAGCGCCGGAATATATCCAGATGCTGGCCGCCTATGTCGATAAAAGGATGCGCCAGGTCAGCCAGAGGTTTCCCAACTACCCCCCGGTAAAGGTCGCCGTCCTCGCCGCCCTGAATATTACCGATGAGTTGTATAAAGTCCAGCAGGATTACGAAACCCTGGTGAAACTAATACAGGAGGAGAAGCGCGGTTGA